The Paenibacillus sp. genome has a segment encoding these proteins:
- a CDS encoding methyltransferase domain-containing protein, translating to MAQELFLDPPMPDVIEQWRHYLQQLDLKPGDTVLDVGCNTGDAEFFLSNLYPYIGRAVGIDAGEARIRSANERWAARGRPEKIEFMHGDGTRLPFADGTFDKAICAETLEWIEEPVRALMEIERVLKSGGVAIIQHTDWDGTLFASSDLPRTRRIVQAFCDSGPDGTIGRKLPALCREAGFAVVTPGAYMLTNDAFDPAKYSYKLARMITDWLASKRAVPKEELDAWFADLEAMHAGGRYFFAVARLYAVCVKKT from the coding sequence ATGGCGCAGGAGTTGTTTTTGGATCCGCCGATGCCGGACGTCATCGAGCAATGGAGGCATTATTTGCAGCAGCTGGACTTGAAACCGGGCGATACGGTGTTGGATGTCGGGTGCAATACGGGGGATGCCGAATTTTTCCTATCGAACCTGTATCCTTACATTGGCCGAGCGGTCGGCATTGATGCCGGCGAAGCCCGGATTCGGTCGGCTAACGAACGATGGGCGGCGAGGGGAAGGCCTGAGAAGATCGAGTTTATGCATGGGGACGGCACCCGGCTGCCATTCGCCGACGGGACGTTCGACAAAGCGATCTGCGCGGAGACGCTGGAATGGATCGAGGAGCCCGTACGAGCGCTGATGGAAATCGAGCGGGTGTTAAAGTCCGGAGGCGTCGCCATCATCCAGCATACGGATTGGGACGGCACGCTGTTCGCTTCGTCCGACCTCCCCCGTACGCGGCGCATCGTGCAAGCGTTCTGCGATTCGGGCCCCGACGGCACGATCGGAAGAAAGCTGCCCGCGCTCTGCAGGGAGGCGGGCTTCGCGGTCGTGACGCCGGGCGCGTACATGCTGACCAACGACGCGTTCGACCCGGCGAAGTATTCGTACAAATTGGCGAGAATGATCACGGATTGGCTCGCTTCGAAACGGGCCGTGCCGAAGGAAGAGCTCGACGCATGGTTCGCCGACCTTGAGGCGATGCATGCGGGGGGACGCTACTTTTTCGCGGTCGCTCGGCTGTATGCGGTTTGCGTTAAAAAAACATAG
- a CDS encoding HPP family protein, protein MCLYKGLVELNASRYLKKMTGNGRSPLKALPKNAFYGFVGGFVAIGLLAWLTASTGTPWLMAPFGASCVLAFGVWDAPLSQPRNIVGGHLVSTFVGLLFSHLFGDGVWVIAAAVGTAISAMILTRTTHPPAGADPIVVILESAAWSFLVFPVLVGACIIAALAVLINNADKNRKYPTFWY, encoded by the coding sequence ATGTGTTTGTATAAGGGGTTGGTGGAGTTGAATGCATCTCGGTATTTGAAAAAGATGACCGGGAACGGCCGCAGTCCGCTGAAGGCTTTGCCCAAAAACGCGTTTTACGGCTTTGTCGGCGGATTCGTCGCCATCGGGCTGCTGGCTTGGCTGACGGCGTCGACGGGTACCCCGTGGCTGATGGCCCCGTTCGGCGCGAGTTGCGTGCTCGCGTTCGGGGTATGGGACGCTCCCTTATCTCAGCCGCGGAACATCGTCGGAGGCCACCTGGTTTCGACGTTCGTGGGTCTGCTGTTTTCCCATCTGTTCGGGGACGGCGTCTGGGTCATCGCCGCGGCGGTAGGTACAGCGATCTCCGCCATGATCTTGACGCGAACGACGCATCCCCCGGCGGGAGCCGACCCGATCGTCGTCATTTTGGAAAGCGCCGCCTGGTCGTTCTTGGTATTTCCGGTACTTGTCGGGGCATGCATCATCGCCGCGCTGGCGGTACTGATCAACAACGCGGACAAAAACCGGAAGTACCCGACCTTTTGGTATTAA